In one window of Lewinella sp. 4G2 DNA:
- a CDS encoding NAD(P)-dependent oxidoreductase, with amino-acid sequence MEKHRSVFVTGGSGFVGSHVIPILVERGFVVYALARSPKAVQKVVALGAVAVEGDLLALSGQVEAALKKCRYVLHVAAYMNITVDPAPYYAINVEATRDLLRKAEKNGVEKFVYISAAPVISGSPIIKMTEAAADNCLPPELYPKTKAIAERYVLERNAAHFSTIALRPPAIWGPNNPHYDDLLENVKSGKWRWVNGGEHVLSTIHVKNLASAILAAFTSPESGKAYFVTDGDRRPLKTFFTTLLNAEGLDPGEKRLPLWIATAAAHTFHQTYKLFGLKSKPPVAPLMIRLMGKEFSVDDSLARAELGYRNAITFEEGIEEIKRLKREAQLAVANVV; translated from the coding sequence ATGGAAAAGCATAGATCAGTATTTGTTACCGGTGGTTCCGGGTTCGTAGGTAGCCACGTTATTCCCATTTTAGTAGAGCGTGGTTTCGTCGTTTATGCCCTGGCCCGAAGCCCTAAGGCGGTTCAAAAAGTAGTAGCGCTCGGTGCCGTGGCCGTGGAAGGCGATCTACTCGCGCTATCCGGGCAGGTCGAAGCAGCACTCAAAAAATGCCGTTACGTGCTGCACGTAGCGGCCTACATGAACATCACCGTGGACCCGGCGCCTTACTACGCCATCAACGTGGAGGCGACCAGGGACCTGCTGCGCAAAGCCGAAAAGAACGGCGTTGAGAAATTCGTCTACATCAGTGCGGCCCCGGTCATCAGCGGCTCCCCGATCATCAAAATGACGGAAGCGGCCGCCGACAATTGCCTGCCGCCGGAGTTGTACCCCAAAACGAAGGCCATTGCCGAACGGTACGTACTCGAACGGAATGCTGCACATTTCTCTACCATCGCCCTCCGCCCGCCCGCGATCTGGGGCCCGAATAATCCTCATTATGATGATCTTCTCGAAAACGTCAAGAGCGGTAAGTGGCGGTGGGTGAATGGGGGTGAACACGTGTTGTCCACCATCCACGTGAAGAATTTGGCCAGTGCGATCCTGGCGGCATTTACCAGCCCCGAGAGCGGAAAGGCCTATTTCGTAACCGACGGTGATCGCCGACCCCTTAAAACATTTTTCACCACCTTGTTGAATGCAGAAGGCCTGGACCCCGGCGAGAAACGTCTCCCGCTCTGGATCGCTACGGCCGCGGCTCATACCTTTCATCAGACGTATAAGCTTTTCGGCCTCAAGTCTAAACCGCCCGTCGCCCCACTGATGATCCGACTGATGGGTAAGGAATTCTCAGTGGACGATAGCCTGGCTCGCGCGGAGCTGGGGTACCGCAACGCAATCACATTTGAAGAAGGGATCGAGGAGATCAAACGTTTAAAACGGGAAGCACAGTTGGCAGTTGCCAACGTAGTCTAA
- a CDS encoding ankyrin repeat domain-containing protein, with the protein MTLQLTYEAHLLPQDLKKFGAELAALSQHQFSDQDLHKYLDDNLPAVEITGSRVQFSFDPKQQRVLTLVELDIPGQILDETVKAVIEETNAQLSDGCYEEPERVALPSGSLEIFLADPGRPVHPIKVSKLAGAPLPRLKKEKSNAKYGKKIETYLTAGDLMGIRQYYQDGGNLNASNKWNTPLLLASILGPNEEIALFLMRQGADVHLVGDDGESALFKTGFTGYVEVARQLLQMGLDVNQKSPQSGMTPLMVAANRNHLDLVKLLVENGATINVSCDNDHTPLTYTSSPAVVEYLLKQGRTTFSAKDISTALEKAKWELEDVKDYQTEEVIKEHEEIVDLLAGFTS; encoded by the coding sequence ATGACCTTGCAACTCACCTACGAAGCCCACCTGCTCCCCCAGGATTTGAAGAAGTTTGGAGCAGAACTTGCCGCCCTTTCTCAACACCAATTTTCAGATCAGGACCTCCACAAATACCTCGATGATAACCTGCCAGCGGTAGAGATTACGGGTTCAAGGGTTCAATTCTCTTTCGACCCCAAGCAACAGCGTGTACTGACGCTCGTGGAACTGGACATTCCTGGTCAGATTTTGGACGAAACCGTAAAAGCGGTGATCGAGGAAACGAACGCGCAGCTTTCGGATGGTTGTTACGAAGAGCCGGAACGGGTAGCCTTGCCCAGCGGAAGCCTCGAAATTTTTCTGGCCGACCCTGGTAGACCCGTGCACCCAATTAAGGTATCGAAGTTGGCTGGTGCCCCGCTCCCGAGACTAAAGAAGGAGAAGAGCAACGCCAAGTATGGCAAAAAAATAGAAACCTACCTGACCGCCGGCGACTTAATGGGAATCCGCCAATACTACCAGGATGGAGGTAACCTGAACGCCAGCAACAAGTGGAATACACCACTGTTGCTAGCCTCCATTCTAGGCCCGAATGAAGAGATAGCTCTCTTCCTGATGCGCCAAGGTGCCGACGTTCACCTTGTCGGCGACGATGGAGAATCCGCGCTTTTCAAAACCGGTTTCACCGGCTACGTGGAAGTGGCCCGGCAACTCCTCCAAATGGGCCTGGACGTCAACCAGAAATCCCCACAAAGTGGAATGACACCCTTAATGGTGGCCGCCAACCGCAACCACCTGGACCTGGTAAAACTACTGGTGGAGAACGGTGCTACCATCAACGTATCCTGCGACAACGATCACACGCCCCTCACCTACACCTCCTCCCCGGCGGTAGTGGAATATCTCCTCAAACAAGGTCGCACCACGTTTAGTGCAAAAGATATCTCAACAGCATTAGAAAAGGCAAAGTGGGAGCTGGAGGACGTCAAAGACTACCAGACGGAAGAGGTAATCAAAGAACACGAAGAGATTGTGGATTTGCTGGCGGGGTTTACCAGCTGA
- a CDS encoding AraC family transcriptional regulator gives METVTIDISRALREQFIDHFAGVATEEGFLLHNHLVTGTLQDLSFGGKATVLSFKYGIEQAFIFSSVNPVNSESILLNVNLSASEMAKEINGETVVSSVRNDSAMVYYPENTKVRHRLNRGERGENIIIQLHADFLKTFFSEHEIARYLRASSYYSLWLSVHQEQLIRQLFIVENKLQSFTKLSAFLETFFKALDKRIDGLAALKVSDDDVARIRISLETHAANGKLFTVKVSELAKAAGMSTTKFNHAFRLLYDRSPKQFLMKVKMDLALEKLKNGTDSIANLSYEIGYADPTKFTRAFKKYFGYAPNKIKNQKGK, from the coding sequence ATGGAGACCGTCACCATTGACATCAGCCGCGCCCTGCGGGAGCAATTCATCGATCATTTTGCGGGCGTAGCAACGGAAGAAGGTTTCCTGCTGCACAATCACCTCGTGACGGGAACACTGCAAGACTTGTCCTTCGGCGGAAAGGCCACCGTACTCTCGTTCAAATACGGTATTGAGCAGGCCTTCATCTTTTCATCCGTGAATCCGGTCAATAGTGAGTCTATCCTGCTGAACGTGAACCTTTCCGCCAGTGAAATGGCCAAGGAAATAAATGGGGAAACCGTGGTGTCTTCGGTCCGAAACGATAGCGCCATGGTGTATTATCCCGAGAACACGAAAGTGCGCCACCGGCTAAATCGTGGGGAACGCGGAGAAAATATCATCATCCAACTGCACGCCGATTTCTTAAAGACGTTTTTCAGCGAGCATGAAATAGCTCGGTATTTGCGTGCCTCGTCCTACTACAGTTTGTGGCTCTCCGTTCACCAGGAACAACTGATTCGCCAGCTTTTCATTGTAGAGAATAAGCTTCAATCCTTTACCAAACTGTCCGCCTTCCTGGAGACCTTTTTCAAGGCGCTGGATAAGCGGATCGACGGTCTGGCGGCCCTGAAAGTTTCGGACGATGACGTGGCGCGGATCCGCATCAGTCTTGAAACCCACGCTGCTAATGGGAAACTATTTACGGTTAAGGTTTCCGAACTCGCTAAAGCTGCGGGGATGAGCACGACGAAGTTTAATCACGCATTTAGACTGCTTTATGACCGGTCGCCCAAGCAATTTCTGATGAAGGTGAAAATGGACTTGGCACTGGAGAAATTGAAGAATGGTACGGATAGTATCGCCAATCTCAGCTACGAAATCGGGTATGCGGACCCGACTAAATTTACCCGCGCTTTTAAAAAGTATTTCGGATATGCTCCGAATAAAATTAAAAATCAAAAGGGTAAGTAA
- a CDS encoding toxin-antitoxin system YwqK family antitoxin, whose protein sequence is MLPMTGQVSLLLLLTLFLSACGMEPAVVAVTSTTEPQPVEAVIPDTTVDKALLTYNPQGAVWLLDASPYSGHAVVAFPDGSLEERMGFIAGKKHGPASRWFADGHLRQEAHFVHGKLHGDKKTWAKESGHVLLAHLHYERGKAHGEQRKWYPTGELYKVLHLEMGREEGLQRAFRKNGELYANYEAKNGRIFGLKKAALCYGLENETVVYGQ, encoded by the coding sequence ATGCTGCCAATGACGGGCCAGGTTTCCCTCTTGCTATTACTCACCTTGTTCCTTTCCGCTTGCGGTATGGAACCCGCTGTGGTAGCCGTTACCTCAACAACCGAGCCGCAACCCGTCGAGGCAGTGATCCCGGATACCACCGTCGATAAGGCACTACTTACTTACAACCCTCAAGGAGCGGTGTGGCTACTTGATGCGTCACCCTATTCAGGCCATGCGGTAGTTGCCTTCCCCGATGGTTCACTTGAAGAACGGATGGGTTTTATTGCCGGCAAGAAACACGGTCCTGCTTCCCGCTGGTTTGCTGATGGCCACTTGCGGCAGGAAGCCCACTTTGTCCATGGAAAATTACACGGTGATAAGAAAACCTGGGCCAAGGAATCCGGCCACGTATTGCTAGCTCACCTTCACTACGAGCGGGGTAAGGCCCACGGCGAACAACGAAAATGGTACCCCACCGGCGAATTGTATAAAGTCCTCCATCTCGAAATGGGTAGAGAAGAGGGTCTCCAGCGCGCCTTCCGTAAAAACGGTGAATTATACGCCAATTACGAAGCCAAAAACGGCCGGATCTTTGGCCTGAAAAAAGCCGCCCTCTGCTACGGCCTGGAGAACGAAACCGTGGTGTATGGTCAATAG
- a CDS encoding YHYH protein — MIKPISGLLFALSLCTLIACNDDDGMACTESTWYQDADGDGLGNPDVTESACEQPEGFVADNTDTNDAGGAVGTPISAFDEFNQDAVTISFDGDEINIETTGIPNHTSPYFEETDPLYISPVVAAAQTPGRIGERNLSVTLPASPELAASSTATGLGPIGISVTGVPIFNDTEGPNRPLELEIAETFDYAGAHNGPSGYHYHVESMDVPENTVLSHDDEKLVGIMADGFLIYGRRCSASSDYPGDLDESGGHSSATQHSSGQSFYHYHIINELYIGNLIVLFGVDLKGTPSTIM; from the coding sequence ATGATAAAACCCATCTCCGGGCTCCTCTTCGCCCTATCCCTGTGCACCCTTATTGCTTGTAACGACGACGACGGCATGGCCTGCACCGAATCCACCTGGTACCAGGACGCCGACGGTGACGGCCTCGGTAACCCGGACGTAACCGAATCCGCCTGCGAACAACCCGAGGGTTTCGTGGCGGATAATACCGATACCAATGATGCCGGTGGCGCCGTAGGTACCCCCATCAGCGCCTTCGATGAGTTTAACCAGGACGCAGTTACCATTTCTTTTGATGGCGACGAGATCAACATCGAAACGACGGGAATCCCAAACCATACGTCTCCCTACTTCGAGGAGACGGACCCTCTGTACATTTCACCAGTCGTGGCCGCAGCCCAGACGCCCGGCCGGATTGGCGAGCGCAACCTGTCGGTCACCCTACCGGCCTCGCCGGAATTGGCTGCCTCCAGCACGGCTACCGGCCTCGGACCAATTGGTATATCCGTAACCGGTGTCCCCATCTTCAACGATACGGAAGGCCCCAACCGCCCCCTAGAACTTGAGATCGCGGAAACCTTCGATTACGCCGGTGCGCACAACGGCCCCTCGGGCTACCACTACCACGTCGAGTCGATGGACGTACCGGAAAATACCGTGCTGTCTCACGACGACGAGAAGCTCGTTGGCATCATGGCGGATGGCTTTCTCATCTACGGTCGCCGCTGTAGCGCCAGTAGTGATTACCCCGGTGATCTGGATGAATCCGGCGGCCACAGTTCCGCGACCCAGCACAGTAGCGGCCAGTCCTTTTACCATTACCATATCATCAACGAACTGTACATCGGTAACCTGATCGTGCTGTTCGGGGTAGACCTGAAAGGAACGCCCAGTACAATTATGTAG
- a CDS encoding SCO family protein: MVNRMLMVLAMLQLLSCNVDSEVNGSRVDRLPFYQEATFTPLWMEAGVAPPDTFHRIGPFELLNQEGETVTEQTFAGKIYVADFFFTVCPGICPKMTDNMKLLQDEFLDDDEVLLLSHSVTPKYDSVPVLKRYAEEKEIVSRKWHLVTGDQQAIYKLGRHDYFVEESLGLKKGEDDFLHTENFVLVDKHRYIRGIYNGLNKTSVNQLIADIRTLKYEE; encoded by the coding sequence ATGGTCAATAGAATGCTGATGGTGCTCGCCATGCTCCAGTTACTATCCTGTAACGTCGACTCTGAGGTCAACGGTAGTAGGGTAGACCGCCTTCCCTTTTACCAGGAAGCTACGTTCACTCCGCTCTGGATGGAAGCAGGTGTTGCTCCGCCCGATACCTTTCACCGCATTGGGCCCTTCGAACTCCTCAACCAGGAAGGCGAAACCGTAACCGAGCAAACATTTGCCGGCAAGATCTACGTCGCTGATTTCTTCTTCACCGTTTGCCCCGGCATTTGCCCGAAGATGACGGATAACATGAAACTCCTCCAGGACGAGTTTCTCGACGATGACGAAGTGCTCCTGCTTTCGCATTCCGTCACCCCCAAATACGATTCCGTCCCGGTCCTGAAGCGCTACGCGGAGGAGAAGGAGATCGTCTCACGCAAATGGCACCTCGTCACCGGCGACCAGCAGGCAATCTACAAACTCGGCCGCCACGACTATTTCGTCGAAGAAAGCTTGGGGCTCAAAAAGGGTGAGGACGATTTCCTCCACACGGAAAACTTCGTCCTGGTGGACAAGCACCGCTACATCCGGGGCATCTACAATGGCCTCAACAAAACCTCCGTCAACCAACTCATTGCGGACATCCGTACCCTGAAATACGAGGAGTAG
- a CDS encoding DUF1684 domain-containing protein, translated as MSAPHFHKLLFVFLGVFAFHLNGLQAQEAELTESQGKLIDLLYTVEDFQQRFGVALQNNPDFQFMEEDAYFIKVASQEVPNSALSRHYEAVSAAVASMAPARIDSLITLMESPHGAAIRELFLADNHYVEHGMATYVNDLVNFAWEETNRRDSVLFEKEFPYPLSEISDGTYTNVIAPGKIAQVERNGPVQTERLQGQEVKLELKWLNNSRYELKNPAGSLFPNGEPVTANIFHIDGDEYHFMVLLPNGIYLENILQRKSYTSYADEIKSFQWGLNDEYYDEFTTPLPQEDIADFRAGGGHGFFPVSESNRVTAKFSQNSNADQIVSMETSSGEQKEYQLYGTAAFQLSGKDQELQVFKPTAPESDYLFIPFTDLTNGSDTYAGGRYIEAKLPSDGNIVIDFNQAYHPYCAYTTGYSCPIPPAANHLEFKVEAGVKLPIKE; from the coding sequence GTGTCCGCACCCCATTTCCACAAACTACTCTTCGTATTCTTAGGTGTATTTGCCTTTCACCTAAATGGTCTCCAAGCCCAGGAAGCCGAACTGACCGAAAGCCAGGGCAAACTGATCGACCTACTTTATACGGTGGAGGATTTTCAACAACGCTTCGGTGTTGCCTTGCAGAATAATCCGGACTTCCAGTTTATGGAAGAGGATGCTTATTTCATCAAAGTAGCTAGCCAGGAGGTTCCTAATTCTGCCCTTTCCCGCCACTATGAGGCTGTTAGTGCCGCCGTCGCCTCTATGGCTCCAGCGCGGATTGATAGTCTGATTACACTGATGGAATCCCCCCATGGCGCGGCCATCCGCGAGCTGTTTTTGGCGGATAACCACTACGTAGAACACGGTATGGCGACTTACGTAAATGATCTGGTCAATTTTGCTTGGGAAGAAACGAATAGACGGGATAGTGTCCTCTTCGAAAAGGAATTCCCGTACCCCTTGTCGGAAATTTCTGATGGTACGTACACAAACGTCATTGCACCGGGAAAAATAGCTCAAGTGGAAAGGAATGGCCCAGTTCAGACCGAAAGATTACAAGGCCAGGAGGTGAAATTGGAGTTGAAGTGGCTCAACAACAGCCGTTACGAACTGAAGAATCCTGCCGGTAGCCTTTTCCCGAATGGCGAGCCCGTAACGGCCAATATTTTTCATATCGATGGAGACGAATACCACTTCATGGTGCTACTGCCCAATGGGATTTACTTAGAAAACATTTTGCAACGCAAGTCCTATACTTCCTACGCCGACGAAATCAAGTCATTCCAGTGGGGATTGAATGATGAGTATTACGACGAGTTCACAACCCCGTTACCACAAGAAGATATTGCTGACTTTAGGGCCGGAGGTGGCCACGGCTTCTTCCCCGTCAGTGAATCAAATAGAGTGACCGCCAAGTTCTCGCAGAACAGTAACGCCGACCAAATTGTCAGCATGGAAACCAGCAGTGGGGAGCAGAAGGAGTACCAACTGTACGGTACCGCAGCCTTCCAGTTAAGTGGTAAAGACCAGGAGCTCCAGGTCTTCAAACCCACCGCCCCGGAAAGTGACTATCTCTTCATCCCCTTCACCGATCTAACCAATGGTAGCGACACCTACGCCGGTGGCCGCTACATCGAGGCCAAACTACCCAGCGACGGCAATATCGTCATTGATTTCAATCAGGCTTACCATCCTTACTGTGCCTATACGACGGGTTATTCTTGCCCCATCCCACCGGCCGCAAACCATCTGGAATTCAAAGTAGAAGCCGGGGTAAAACTGCCGATTAAAGAATAG
- a CDS encoding serine hydrolase: MQTTKNTTATLLQCQLDHDQNSVGGASGSRPHLLTQFSLVATLFLLFFLVGVSLEAQTPLDRQDELVAKADAIIAQSVEARDFAGLSAGIFIDDKIRWAGGGGYLNVAERTPATKDMLHRIASISKPMTAVAILQLARAGKLDLGASIDTYLPDSKIRSKDKITVRQLLNHTSGIKAYASEKEFVNFVEYPNSAAAMDIFQTRKLRFKPGKGFQYTTYGYTVLGAIIEAVTGDSYAAYMRKNVWEPAGMINTDIEVAGKSYPNKSSLYGMTATGDFQDDPQDNLSNKYAGGGIHSTAEDLLRFGQAILDNELLTEAELKSMRKYPDIARHDTPYGLGWYVHESADFGRVVRHGGAQSGTSTYLTIYLDARVVVAIIGNTSGADMEIGGLRYQLGRTALSPETLNEPLRPITQLSTAQLQQFTGTYAYPDGGVSSIVLRGSQLYGEAKGAPTIKLYPASETAIFARVYPIEFNFEKETDGSLRVIDRVMNGERVLCERK, encoded by the coding sequence ATGCAGACTACAAAAAATACTACCGCTACCCTTCTCCAGTGCCAACTCGATCACGACCAAAACTCCGTCGGAGGCGCTTCCGGGTCCCGACCCCATTTGCTTACCCAATTCAGCCTCGTCGCTACCCTGTTCCTGCTTTTCTTCCTCGTTGGGGTTTCCCTGGAAGCACAGACACCGCTCGATCGGCAGGATGAGCTCGTGGCCAAGGCCGATGCGATCATTGCCCAGAGCGTTGAAGCCAGGGATTTCGCCGGCCTTTCAGCGGGCATTTTCATCGATGACAAGATCCGGTGGGCCGGCGGCGGCGGCTACCTGAACGTAGCGGAACGGACGCCCGCCACCAAGGATATGCTTCACCGCATCGCCTCCATCAGCAAACCGATGACGGCCGTCGCCATCCTGCAACTCGCCCGCGCCGGCAAATTGGACCTCGGCGCTTCGATTGATACCTATCTACCTGACAGTAAGATTCGGAGTAAGGATAAGATCACCGTACGGCAACTGCTCAACCACACTTCCGGCATCAAAGCATACGCTTCGGAAAAGGAGTTCGTGAATTTTGTGGAATACCCGAACAGCGCGGCCGCCATGGATATATTCCAAACCCGCAAGCTGCGATTCAAGCCCGGGAAGGGATTCCAGTACACGACTTATGGCTATACGGTACTCGGTGCAATTATCGAAGCCGTCACCGGAGACAGCTACGCCGCCTATATGCGAAAAAATGTCTGGGAACCCGCGGGCATGATTAATACGGATATCGAGGTAGCCGGCAAATCTTATCCCAACAAATCCAGCCTCTACGGGATGACGGCCACCGGAGACTTCCAGGATGACCCTCAGGACAACCTCAGCAACAAGTACGCCGGCGGCGGCATCCACTCCACGGCGGAGGACCTGCTACGCTTTGGCCAGGCAATTCTGGATAACGAATTACTCACCGAGGCCGAACTAAAAAGTATGCGAAAGTATCCCGACATAGCGCGGCACGACACGCCCTACGGTTTGGGTTGGTACGTCCATGAGAGCGCGGATTTCGGTCGCGTGGTTCGCCACGGTGGTGCCCAGTCTGGCACCAGCACCTACCTCACGATTTACCTCGATGCGCGCGTGGTCGTGGCCATTATTGGCAATACGTCCGGGGCTGACATGGAGATCGGTGGCCTGCGTTACCAGCTTGGCCGCACGGCCCTGTCGCCGGAAACCCTCAATGAGCCCCTCCGCCCCATCACCCAATTATCGACCGCGCAACTGCAGCAATTTACCGGCACTTATGCCTATCCGGATGGTGGGGTCTCCAGCATCGTTCTCCGCGGTAGTCAGCTCTACGGCGAGGCGAAGGGGGCGCCGACCATCAAGCTGTACCCAGCTTCAGAAACGGCCATCTTCGCCCGCGTCTACCCCATTGAATTTAATTTCGAAAAGGAAACAGACGGTAGCCTGCGCGTCATTGATCGCGTGATGAACGGCGAGCGGGTCCTTTGCGAGCGCAAGTAA
- a CDS encoding LytTR family DNA-binding domain-containing protein, whose protein sequence is MHLLIIEDENRIARRVQRMATDYFGDQLTALAHRDSVKTGRAYLDEHQVDLLLLDLNLNGEDGFTVLQEMTSLSCHVVIVSAYHDRALEAFEYGVLDFVPKPFNAARLFRAFSRTSDRTAQPDAPLKYLSVRKKGAINLLPVAEISHVQGAGVYAEIVLLNGTTFLHGKSLDKLATLLPTSFHRVHKSYLVDLQQIRQIRIEGGGKYTAVLQSGTELPVGRTKYKGLRDLVG, encoded by the coding sequence ATGCACCTGTTGATCATTGAGGACGAGAATCGCATTGCCCGCCGCGTGCAACGCATGGCCACCGACTATTTTGGCGACCAGCTAACGGCGCTAGCTCACCGTGATTCCGTCAAGACCGGCCGCGCCTATCTGGATGAACATCAGGTTGATCTGTTGTTGCTCGACCTCAATCTGAACGGCGAGGATGGCTTCACCGTCCTGCAGGAGATGACCTCTCTTTCCTGCCACGTCGTCATCGTATCCGCCTACCACGACCGCGCGCTGGAAGCCTTTGAATACGGGGTGCTCGATTTTGTCCCCAAGCCCTTCAATGCCGCGCGGCTTTTCCGTGCCTTCTCCCGCACCAGTGATCGGACCGCCCAGCCGGATGCCCCGCTGAAGTATCTGTCGGTCCGCAAGAAGGGTGCCATTAATCTGCTCCCGGTAGCCGAGATCAGCCACGTGCAGGGCGCCGGTGTGTACGCGGAGATCGTCCTCCTGAATGGCACCACATTCCTGCACGGCAAGAGCCTGGATAAACTGGCTACCTTATTACCTACGAGTTTTCACCGCGTCCACAAATCCTACTTGGTCGATTTGCAGCAGATCCGTCAGATTCGCATCGAAGGTGGCGGCAAATACACGGCCGTCCTCCAGAGCGGTACGGAATTGCCCGTAGGTAGGACGAAATATAAAGGTCTTCGTGATTTGGTGGGTTAG
- a CDS encoding histidine kinase, protein MLFFLGLLLCSCDVQEVQLFPVERSIKLGDDATWSDPDLDDADWISASGVEGHTNYWVRFRTNWTAEQLAAIETKGLRIVSIGTYEAYWDGVAIGGSGVVGTDENTEVPGRFTSYLRLPDSLDLAGDHVLALRVAHFHGPPYASWHTFYLGEYFQLGRTGLLVAACMLILGGMFLSAGIYYLLLFFRGRDPARLIFGLMCLLFFGLLIMEYWKFLYAYEYTFHYTRLLAIGIMTLILALLTPWFFLVYFDTPKKRWLLLLYAASLGLYLTTVELRYDTTVQAMSIVAWLATILITAFAVWKKLPESRLLLLILLLFYAIPWVVAQRTFNLLIFDYDISLFLSFALLVIVQLYLLARRSQTQQLAYEAGLTRASRLENELLRKNIQPHFLLNTLTSLIDWVEESPAKSVEFIEALSEEFMLFHSVADKESIPLSQALLLCRSHLRVMEFRKEISYEWTEANLDPEAKLPPGILLTLVENGVTHSKPDEQGRVRFHLRAETAAGSGAVTYELTVFARPHATARSTGTGTGMAYIHSRLEESFGSQWSLTDGPIEGGWRTTITFPIT, encoded by the coding sequence TTGCTCTTCTTTCTAGGGCTACTGCTGTGTTCGTGCGACGTACAGGAGGTGCAACTGTTCCCGGTAGAGCGATCCATCAAACTGGGTGACGATGCCACTTGGTCGGACCCTGACCTGGACGATGCGGACTGGATCAGCGCGTCCGGCGTCGAGGGCCACACCAACTACTGGGTCCGCTTTCGCACAAACTGGACGGCGGAGCAACTGGCTGCCATCGAAACGAAGGGGCTGCGCATCGTTTCCATCGGCACCTACGAAGCGTACTGGGATGGTGTCGCTATTGGCGGTTCGGGCGTCGTCGGGACGGATGAAAATACCGAAGTACCCGGCCGCTTCACCTCCTATCTCCGGCTGCCGGATTCACTGGATCTGGCCGGTGACCACGTGCTGGCCCTGCGGGTGGCTCACTTCCACGGCCCGCCCTACGCCAGTTGGCACACTTTTTATCTCGGGGAGTATTTTCAGCTGGGCCGAACGGGCCTGCTGGTAGCCGCCTGTATGCTGATTCTCGGCGGCATGTTTCTCTCGGCCGGTATCTACTATTTACTGCTGTTTTTCCGGGGGCGCGACCCCGCCCGACTGATCTTTGGGCTGATGTGCCTGCTGTTCTTCGGCTTGCTCATCATGGAATACTGGAAATTTCTGTACGCCTACGAATACACCTTTCACTACACGCGCTTGCTGGCCATAGGTATTATGACTTTGATCCTGGCGCTGCTCACCCCCTGGTTCTTTCTGGTCTATTTCGATACGCCGAAAAAGCGCTGGTTGCTGCTGTTGTACGCCGCTAGTCTGGGCCTTTACCTCACTACGGTAGAACTGCGCTACGATACGACGGTTCAGGCCATGAGCATTGTTGCCTGGCTGGCGACCATCCTGATCACGGCCTTCGCGGTATGGAAGAAGCTACCGGAAAGCCGGCTGCTGCTCTTGATCTTGCTGCTATTTTACGCTATCCCGTGGGTCGTTGCCCAGCGCACGTTCAACCTGCTGATCTTTGACTACGACATCAGTCTTTTCCTCAGTTTTGCGCTACTGGTGATCGTCCAGCTGTACTTACTCGCCCGGCGTAGTCAGACCCAGCAACTTGCCTACGAAGCTGGTTTGACGCGCGCGAGTAGGTTAGAAAATGAACTCTTGCGCAAGAATATCCAGCCGCATTTTCTGCTCAATACCCTGACCTCCCTCATCGATTGGGTGGAGGAATCACCCGCGAAAAGTGTGGAATTTATTGAGGCATTATCCGAAGAATTCATGCTCTTTCACTCGGTCGCGGATAAGGAAAGTATTCCGCTTAGCCAGGCCCTGTTGTTGTGTCGGTCCCATTTGCGCGTCATGGAATTCAGGAAGGAGATCAGCTACGAATGGACCGAAGCCAACCTCGACCCCGAAGCCAAGCTGCCACCGGGCATTTTGCTCACGCTAGTGGAAAATGGCGTTACCCACTCCAAGCCAGATGAGCAGGGGAGGGTGCGCTTCCATTTACGCGCCGAAACCGCCGCGGGTTCCGGGGCCGTCACTTACGAGCTCACCGTCTTCGCGCGCCCGCACGCTACCGCCCGGAGTACCGGCACGGGTACCGGCATGGCTTACATTCACTCCCGCCTGGAAGAAAGTTTTGGCAGCCAATGGTCCCTCACCGACGGGCCAATTGAAGGCGGATGGCGTACCACCATCACCTTTCCAATCACCTGA